One Bacillus sp. 2205SS5-2 genomic region harbors:
- a CDS encoding YlbF family regulator: MAVNLHDHANELEKALRQSDEYAYLMKMYAEVNADETAQKMFETFRDIQMKLQQKQMAGEEISQEEVEHAQKYAALVQQQEKIAKLMEAEQRMSMLINDLNRIIMKPLEELYGSMQ; this comes from the coding sequence ATGGCAGTAAATTTACATGACCATGCGAATGAATTAGAAAAAGCACTAAGACAAAGTGATGAATATGCATATTTAATGAAGATGTATGCAGAAGTAAATGCGGATGAAACAGCACAAAAGATGTTTGAAACTTTCCGTGATATTCAAATGAAACTTCAGCAAAAACAAATGGCAGGCGAAGAAATTTCACAAGAAGAAGTAGAACATGCGCAAAAATACGCCGCTCTTGTGCAACAACAGGAAAAAATCGCTAAACTTATGGAAGCGGAACAACGCATGAGTATGCTAATCAATGACTTAAACCGAATCATCATGAAACCACTTGAAGAACTTTATGGTTCTATGCAGTAA
- a CDS encoding DUF445 domain-containing protein, translated as MQEIIMILFMVVIGAVIGGFTNSLAIKMLFRPYIPIYLGRWRLPFTPGLIPKRRGELADQLGNMVVDHLLTPESIQKRIMDDVFTNELIQWTKDEFRELQFSSLTLAELLRKLEIEEPGSKVETFTKNWLAGKYQNFKRDYHDTPILKTLPSNIEDQIENKLPYFADLIADKGIQYFSSDEGKEKIKVMMDDFLAERGMLGGMLQMFLGNTSIVDKVQPELIKFLQHEGTKQLLIRLITTEWNKVSETTWSFVFEKVEDDTIVNTGAEYMKKAVEVNELLSTTLGELFTKVDSKFIEKLIPKVISAGMEKLSERLPQLLKKLKVQELVKEQVDSFSTKRLEQMVLDISRNELKMITYLGALLGGVIGLIQGFVVLFVPY; from the coding sequence GTGCAAGAAATAATAATGATTCTTTTTATGGTAGTCATAGGAGCTGTAATTGGTGGTTTTACAAATTCATTAGCAATAAAGATGCTATTCCGTCCTTATATTCCAATATATTTGGGTAGATGGAGACTCCCTTTTACGCCGGGACTCATACCGAAACGTCGAGGTGAACTAGCTGACCAGTTAGGGAATATGGTTGTAGACCACTTATTGACACCTGAGAGTATCCAAAAAAGAATTATGGATGATGTTTTCACCAACGAGCTTATTCAGTGGACGAAAGATGAGTTCAGGGAACTTCAATTTTCCTCTTTGACGTTAGCTGAATTACTCCGAAAGCTGGAAATAGAAGAGCCAGGTTCAAAGGTCGAAACGTTCACAAAGAACTGGCTAGCCGGTAAGTATCAAAATTTTAAACGGGATTATCATGATACCCCAATTCTTAAAACGCTCCCGTCCAATATTGAAGATCAGATTGAAAACAAACTTCCATATTTTGCGGATCTAATTGCTGATAAAGGTATTCAATATTTTTCATCTGATGAAGGAAAAGAGAAAATCAAAGTAATGATGGATGACTTCTTAGCGGAAAGAGGCATGCTAGGTGGTATGCTCCAAATGTTTTTGGGTAACACATCTATTGTAGATAAAGTACAGCCTGAGCTTATTAAATTCCTTCAACATGAGGGTACAAAACAATTACTTATTCGCCTTATCACAACGGAGTGGAATAAAGTAAGTGAGACAACATGGAGCTTCGTTTTTGAGAAAGTAGAAGACGATACCATTGTAAACACAGGCGCAGAATATATGAAAAAAGCTGTCGAGGTTAACGAGCTCTTATCAACAACTTTAGGTGAACTATTTACCAAAGTGGATAGTAAATTTATAGAAAAACTTATTCCAAAAGTTATTTCAGCAGGGATGGAAAAGCTATCGGAGCGGTTGCCTCAACTACTTAAAAAATTAAAAGTGCAAGAACTTGTGAAGGAGCAAGTAGATTCTTTCTCGACCAAAAGGTTAGAACAAATGGTATTAGATATTTCCCGAAATGAATTAAAGATGATTACTTATTTAGGAGCACTCTTGGGAGGGGTCATTGGTTTAATTCAAGGATTTGTCGTTCTTTTTGTTCCGTATTAA
- a CDS encoding YheC/YheD family endospore coat-associated protein has product MNSRVFITKKQLERCSLLLHPSLLEANRLSEGEEVELFFGKKSSQLKVGVSTDVEKHEIHLSSVCWDELHLPEQHKTYQLTFSSSPLRLTLGPLVVVLTGIPKSIHSPYFHSLEHFLVEFHELIEEKGGFVYISDFSKIEKGLVKGYYYSNQVKKWEESLFPIPDVIYNRVHSRKNERTPAFKHFITWCDSHNIWIFNERFLTKWEVHEALNTDKLISKHLPDTILYKESNQVLSLLDHYGDIFIKPIDGSQGRNIFRIQSQKEQYILFHTEKEHEIFFSQSSELIQALTPLLTSSRFLIQQTLHLHRIEEKLFDFRLILMPDQHKSWHVISSVVRLSKQNAIVTNLAQGGEMERAYSFLHRQFGSLKSHQLWKEMQTLSFQIAESLTNELNIRLGELGIDLGIDENEKIWLIEVNSKPSKNFAREGFTRPSVKGLYHYIESVWLERNDKND; this is encoded by the coding sequence ATGAATTCACGTGTTTTTATAACAAAAAAACAGTTAGAACGATGCAGCCTCCTGCTTCATCCGTCGCTTCTTGAAGCAAATCGTCTATCTGAGGGGGAAGAAGTTGAGCTCTTTTTCGGAAAAAAAAGTTCCCAGCTTAAAGTGGGGGTGTCAACAGATGTTGAGAAGCATGAAATACACCTTTCTTCAGTCTGTTGGGATGAACTCCATCTTCCTGAACAGCACAAAACGTATCAGTTAACCTTTAGTAGCTCCCCTTTGAGGCTAACTCTCGGTCCACTTGTTGTCGTCTTAACCGGAATTCCAAAATCAATTCATTCTCCTTATTTTCACTCCCTTGAACATTTTCTCGTGGAATTTCATGAGTTAATTGAAGAAAAGGGAGGATTTGTTTACATTTCCGACTTTTCAAAGATAGAAAAAGGACTAGTGAAGGGATATTACTATTCAAACCAAGTAAAAAAATGGGAGGAATCTCTTTTTCCCATACCCGATGTCATCTACAACCGGGTTCACTCTAGGAAAAATGAAAGAACTCCTGCTTTTAAACACTTTATCACTTGGTGTGACTCACATAACATTTGGATATTTAACGAAAGGTTTCTGACAAAATGGGAGGTTCACGAAGCTTTAAACACTGATAAACTAATTTCAAAACATCTTCCTGATACGATCCTATATAAGGAGAGTAATCAAGTTCTTTCACTTCTTGATCACTATGGTGATATTTTTATTAAGCCCATCGACGGTAGTCAAGGACGAAACATTTTCCGAATTCAATCACAGAAGGAACAGTACATTTTATTTCATACTGAAAAAGAGCACGAAATATTTTTTTCTCAATCTAGTGAGTTGATTCAAGCACTAACGCCGTTACTCACCTCTTCCCGTTTCCTTATTCAACAAACCCTACATCTTCACCGAATAGAGGAAAAACTGTTTGATTTTCGTCTGATACTCATGCCAGACCAACACAAGTCTTGGCATGTAATATCAAGCGTTGTTCGTCTCTCAAAACAAAACGCTATTGTTACTAATTTAGCGCAAGGAGGAGAAATGGAAAGGGCGTACTCTTTTCTACACAGACAGTTTGGTTCACTAAAATCTCATCAACTTTGGAAGGAGATGCAGACACTTTCTTTCCAAATTGCTGAATCGTTAACGAATGAGCTAAATATTCGCCTAGGTGAACTTGGAATTGATTTAGGAATAGACGAAAACGAAAAAATATGGTTAATCGAAGTAAACAGCAAACCGTCCAAAAACTTTGCTCGAGAAGGATTTACTCGTCCTTCAGTGAAGGGACTCTATCATTATATTGAATCTGTATGGTTAGAAAGGAATGATAAAAATGACTAA